In Salinigranum marinum, one DNA window encodes the following:
- the trpB gene encoding tryptophan synthase subunit beta encodes MSTDTDGKFGDYGGQYVPEALMPAIEELTDAYERYVLGNEDGFMDEFRRRLRDFGGRPTPLQRADRLSERYDREVYLKREDLLHGGAHKLNNALGQVLLAKYMGKERIIAETGAGQHGTATAMAAAHLDMPCEIYMGTRDINRQRPNVFRMRINGSEVNPVTIGRGTLKEAISETMRDWATTVETTHYVIGSVVGPHPFPAMVRDFQAVISEEARRQLLDRVGTLPDSVLTCAGGGSNTMGLFANFVDDEDVRLIAVEAGGSSLAVDEESGVAPNSASLSTGTEGVLHGARTKLLQDSEGQIMESHSVSSGLDYSGVGPELAYLVDEGRVVPVNVDDDDALEGFHRLSQMEGIIPALESAHAVGYLENHLGPDADGESEEAAALGDTILLNVSGRGDKDLETVIEETAERDIPNAPEMDAFRGSF; translated from the coding sequence ATGAGCACGGACACGGACGGCAAGTTCGGCGACTACGGCGGACAGTACGTGCCGGAAGCGTTGATGCCGGCGATCGAAGAACTCACCGACGCCTACGAGCGGTACGTCCTCGGCAACGAGGACGGCTTCATGGACGAGTTCCGGCGTCGACTGCGTGACTTCGGCGGTCGCCCGACGCCGCTTCAGCGGGCGGACCGACTCTCGGAACGCTACGACCGGGAGGTGTACCTCAAACGTGAGGATCTCTTGCACGGTGGCGCGCACAAACTCAACAACGCGCTCGGGCAGGTGCTCCTCGCGAAGTACATGGGCAAAGAGCGCATCATCGCCGAGACCGGGGCGGGCCAGCACGGGACCGCGACGGCGATGGCCGCGGCGCATCTCGACATGCCGTGTGAGATCTACATGGGGACGCGCGACATCAACCGCCAGCGACCCAACGTCTTCCGGATGCGGATCAACGGCTCCGAGGTGAACCCGGTGACGATCGGCCGCGGCACGCTCAAGGAGGCGATCTCCGAGACGATGCGCGACTGGGCAACCACGGTCGAGACGACCCACTACGTCATCGGCTCGGTCGTCGGCCCGCACCCGTTCCCGGCGATGGTCAGGGACTTCCAGGCGGTCATCAGCGAGGAGGCCCGCCGGCAGTTGCTCGACCGCGTCGGCACGCTCCCGGACTCCGTGCTGACGTGCGCGGGCGGTGGCTCCAACACGATGGGCCTGTTCGCAAACTTCGTCGACGACGAGGACGTGCGCCTGATCGCCGTCGAGGCCGGCGGCTCCTCGCTCGCGGTCGACGAGGAGTCGGGCGTCGCCCCCAACTCCGCCTCGCTCTCGACGGGAACCGAGGGCGTGCTCCACGGTGCCCGGACGAAGCTCCTGCAGGACTCCGAGGGCCAGATCATGGAGTCGCACTCGGTCTCGTCCGGCCTCGACTACTCGGGGGTCGGCCCGGAACTCGCGTACCTCGTCGACGAGGGCCGCGTCGTGCCCGTCAACGTCGACGACGACGACGCACTGGAGGGGTTCCACCGCCTCTCGCAGATGGAGGGGATCATCCCTGCGCTCGAATCGGCACACGCAGTCGGGTATCTCGAGAACCACCTCGGGCCCGACGCCGACGGGGAGAGCGAGGAAGCGGCGGCGCTCGGCGACACCATCCTCCTCAACGTCTCCGGCCGCGGCGACAAGGACCTCGAGACCGTGATCGAAGAGACCGCCGAGCGCGACATCCCGAACGCGCCGGAGATGGACGCGTTCAGGGGGAGCTTCTGA
- a CDS encoding DUF7575 domain-containing protein codes for MSDTRRRALVAVLVGVLGATVGIAGAGHAYLREWRRAIAWFAFVLGAGLVLLSVYSDPVTAAESPSALPMTVTGPILVLLVLSTLDAYRLALTAGEGGDGEGPSCPYCGHEVDPELDFCPWCTERFEEAGAPDRTEAGVRGHDP; via the coding sequence ATGTCGGATACACGTCGTCGCGCGCTCGTCGCGGTGTTGGTCGGCGTGCTCGGCGCCACCGTCGGGATCGCCGGTGCTGGGCACGCCTACCTCCGTGAGTGGCGACGGGCGATCGCCTGGTTCGCGTTCGTCCTCGGCGCGGGGCTCGTTCTCCTGTCCGTCTACTCGGACCCCGTCACTGCGGCGGAGTCCCCCTCGGCGCTGCCGATGACGGTCACGGGGCCGATCCTCGTCCTCCTCGTCCTGAGTACGCTCGACGCCTACCGCCTCGCGCTGACGGCCGGTGAGGGTGGGGACGGCGAGGGCCCGTCGTGTCCGTACTGCGGTCACGAGGTCGACCCCGAACTCGACTTCTGTCCGTGGTGTACCGAGCGGTTCGAGGAGGCCGGCGCGCCGGACCGCACGGAGGCCGGCGTCCGTGGTCACGACCCCTGA
- a CDS encoding transcription initiation factor IIB produces MSQNADRRTRTRRTRRETHDERTDESETKGDSLTCPECSGNVVTDDEHGETVCAECGLVITADSVDRGPEWRAFDSREKDRKSRVGAPTTQTMHDKGLSTNIDWRDRDAYGNSLGTRQRQKMQRLRKWNERFRTRDSKERNLKQALGEIDRMASALGLPDNVRETASVIYRRALSEDLLPGRSIEGVSTSCTYAAARMAGVPRSLDEIAEVSRVEKSEVARTYRYISRELSLEVKPADPEQYVPRFASELELSDESKMRARQLLQNAKEQGVHSGKSPVGLAAAAVYAASLLTNEKTTQAAVSDVADISEVTIRNRYHELLEAEEQLLV; encoded by the coding sequence ATGAGCCAGAACGCAGACAGACGAACACGGACGAGACGCACACGGCGCGAGACACACGACGAACGAACGGACGAGTCCGAGACGAAGGGCGACTCGCTGACCTGCCCCGAGTGCTCGGGCAACGTCGTCACCGACGACGAGCACGGCGAGACGGTCTGTGCGGAGTGCGGGCTGGTCATCACCGCCGACTCCGTCGACCGCGGCCCGGAGTGGCGCGCGTTCGACTCGCGCGAGAAGGACCGCAAATCTCGCGTCGGCGCGCCCACGACGCAGACGATGCACGACAAGGGGCTGTCGACGAACATCGACTGGCGCGACCGGGACGCCTACGGCAACTCGCTGGGGACGCGCCAGCGCCAGAAGATGCAGCGCCTGCGCAAGTGGAACGAGCGCTTCCGCACGCGCGACTCGAAGGAGCGAAACCTCAAGCAGGCACTCGGCGAGATCGACCGCATGGCCTCGGCGCTGGGGCTCCCGGACAACGTCCGCGAGACCGCGTCGGTGATCTACCGCCGGGCGCTCTCCGAAGACCTCCTCCCCGGCCGCTCGATCGAGGGTGTCTCCACCTCGTGTACGTACGCCGCCGCGCGAATGGCCGGCGTTCCCCGCTCGCTGGACGAGATCGCCGAGGTCTCACGCGTCGAAAAGAGCGAGGTCGCCCGGACGTACCGCTACATCTCCCGAGAGCTCTCGCTCGAAGTGAAGCCGGCCGACCCCGAGCAGTACGTTCCCCGCTTCGCGAGCGAGTTGGAGCTCTCCGACGAGTCGAAGATGCGCGCCCGCCAACTCCTCCAGAACGCCAAGGAGCAGGGCGTCCACTCGGGTAAATCCCCCGTGGGGCTCGCCGCAGCCGCGGTGTACGCCGCCTCGCTCCTGACCAACGAGAAGACGACCCAGGCCGCCGTGAGCGACGTCGCCGACATCTCCGAAGTGACGATCCGCAACCGCTACCACGAACTGCTCGAAGCCGAAGAGCAACTCTTGGTCTGA
- a CDS encoding glucose 1-dehydrogenase, producing the protein MNVSYDYSDTTVVVTGGSSGIGRAVARRFGAAGATVINADVRRDPKDIAEEQPTDELVDDVGGRGVYVETDVADVAAIEAVVEAAHEYGGVDVMVNNAAIFVSGNILDLDPADFDRLHAVNAKGVFYGTQVAALDMIDRGVGGCILNTASISADLAQFDHVQYDSTKGAVKMITRGAALELADHGVRVNAVAPGHVATEISEGWTESASEEVQSGEVIKHVPLGRAATPEDVAGAYLFLASDDARYVTGETLWVDGGLQVF; encoded by the coding sequence GTGAACGTCTCCTACGACTACTCCGACACGACAGTCGTCGTTACCGGCGGCTCCAGCGGCATCGGTCGCGCCGTCGCCCGACGGTTCGGCGCGGCGGGCGCGACGGTCATCAACGCGGACGTCAGGCGCGACCCGAAGGACATAGCGGAAGAACAGCCGACCGACGAACTCGTCGACGACGTCGGCGGCAGGGGCGTCTACGTCGAGACGGACGTTGCCGACGTCGCGGCGATCGAGGCCGTCGTCGAGGCCGCCCACGAGTACGGCGGCGTCGACGTCATGGTGAACAACGCGGCGATCTTCGTCAGCGGGAACATCCTCGACCTCGACCCCGCGGATTTCGACCGCCTCCACGCCGTGAACGCCAAGGGCGTCTTCTACGGCACGCAGGTCGCCGCTCTGGACATGATCGACCGCGGTGTCGGAGGCTGTATCCTCAACACCGCCTCGATCAGCGCCGACCTCGCGCAGTTCGACCACGTCCAGTACGACTCGACGAAGGGCGCGGTGAAGATGATCACCCGGGGAGCGGCGCTCGAACTCGCCGACCACGGGGTCCGCGTCAACGCGGTCGCGCCGGGGCACGTCGCGACGGAGATCAGCGAAGGGTGGACCGAGAGCGCGTCCGAGGAGGTCCAGTCGGGTGAGGTGATCAAACACGTCCCGCTCGGCCGGGCGGCCACGCCCGAGGACGTCGCCGGCGCGTACCTCTTTCTCGCCAGCGACGACGCTCGCTACGTCACCGGCGAGACACTCTGGGTCGACGGCGGCCTGCAGGTGTTCTGA
- a CDS encoding 3-dehydroquinate synthase II, whose product MTRSVWLKADDSVGDWEARKRRITAGLEAGVDWVLVDEADVGRVRDLGDVSVAAFRNDVDVHVMDAEGGDPPVEADAYFVGKESEGDGTVDLPGDFSGSADLTTLRRTDGRAQGAYVRILSKEYERLAEEAAREADHTIVVGEDWTIIPLENLIARIGEETELVAGVTSAEEAKTAFETLEQGSDGVLLDSDDPDEIRKTCEVRDAAEREHLDLQWAEVTTVERTGMADRVCVDTGSLMEHDEGMLVGSMSRGLFFVHAETAESPYVASRPFRVNAGAVHAYVRAPDGGTRYLAELQSGDDVQIVDSEGNTREAIVGRCKIEKRPMFRVQARLETADGEDRIETLLQNAETIKVHTRDGRKAVTDLEPGDEVLVYYEDTARHFGEAVEESIIEK is encoded by the coding sequence ATGACACGGAGCGTCTGGCTCAAGGCCGACGATAGCGTCGGCGACTGGGAGGCACGGAAGCGCCGCATCACGGCCGGACTGGAAGCGGGCGTCGACTGGGTGCTCGTCGACGAGGCGGACGTCGGGCGGGTGCGCGACCTCGGCGACGTGAGCGTGGCTGCCTTCCGGAACGACGTCGACGTCCACGTGATGGACGCCGAGGGCGGCGACCCCCCAGTGGAGGCCGACGCGTACTTCGTCGGCAAGGAGTCGGAGGGCGACGGCACTGTCGACCTCCCGGGGGACTTCTCGGGGTCGGCGGACCTCACCACGCTCCGACGCACCGACGGGCGCGCACAGGGGGCGTACGTCCGCATCCTCTCGAAGGAGTACGAGAGGCTCGCCGAGGAGGCAGCCCGCGAGGCCGACCACACGATCGTCGTCGGCGAGGACTGGACGATCATCCCGCTGGAGAACCTCATCGCCCGCATCGGGGAGGAGACCGAACTCGTCGCGGGCGTCACCTCCGCCGAGGAGGCGAAGACGGCGTTCGAGACGCTCGAACAGGGCTCCGACGGCGTCCTCCTCGACAGCGACGACCCCGACGAGATCCGAAAGACCTGCGAGGTGCGCGACGCCGCCGAGCGCGAACACCTCGACCTCCAGTGGGCCGAGGTCACGACCGTCGAACGGACCGGGATGGCCGACCGCGTCTGCGTCGACACCGGCTCGCTGATGGAACACGACGAGGGGATGCTCGTCGGCTCGATGAGTCGGGGACTGTTCTTCGTCCACGCCGAGACCGCCGAGTCGCCGTACGTCGCTTCTCGACCGTTCCGGGTGAACGCCGGCGCGGTCCACGCGTACGTCCGTGCGCCCGACGGCGGGACGCGCTACCTCGCCGAACTCCAGAGCGGCGACGACGTCCAGATCGTCGACAGCGAGGGCAACACACGAGAGGCGATCGTCGGCCGCTGCAAGATCGAGAAACGGCCGATGTTCCGGGTGCAGGCCCGCCTCGAAACCGCCGACGGGGAGGACCGCATCGAGACCCTGTTGCAGAACGCCGAGACGATCAAGGTCCACACCCGCGACGGCCGCAAAGCCGTCACCGACCTCGAACCCGGCGACGAGGTGCTGGTGTACTACGAGGACACGGCCCGACACTTCGGCGAGGCCGTCGAAGAGTCGATCATCGAAAAGTAA
- a CDS encoding 2-amino-3,7-dideoxy-D-threo-hept-6-ulosonate synthase, translating into MDPGTTARLDRISTGGNYLIVPMDHGITLGAIKGLKDIESTIDGITRGGADAVLTQKGIAPRVHPHKNGAGYIVHLNASTSIGPDSNDKRHTGTVKEALRAGADAVSYHINVGSNYEPDQIAELARVTESASEYGVPVLAMAYARGANLIGDDPEHDAEYLGHAVRLAEELGAEVVKTAYSGDADSFAHVVESTRLPVVIAGGAKGTDRQTVENVRGAMDAGAAGVSMGRSIFQHDDPEAITRAVSAVIHDDAAADEALDVAGLSEEAGAQA; encoded by the coding sequence ATGGACCCCGGAACCACAGCACGACTCGACCGCATCTCGACAGGGGGCAACTACCTCATCGTCCCGATGGACCACGGCATCACGCTCGGCGCGATCAAGGGACTGAAAGACATCGAATCCACCATCGACGGCATCACTCGCGGGGGAGCCGACGCGGTGTTGACGCAGAAGGGGATCGCCCCGCGCGTCCACCCGCACAAGAACGGTGCGGGCTACATCGTCCACCTCAACGCCTCGACCTCGATCGGCCCCGACTCGAACGACAAACGACACACCGGGACGGTCAAGGAGGCGCTTCGGGCCGGTGCGGACGCCGTCTCCTACCACATCAACGTCGGCTCGAACTACGAACCCGACCAGATCGCCGAGCTCGCCCGGGTGACCGAATCCGCGAGCGAGTACGGCGTTCCCGTCCTCGCGATGGCGTACGCCCGCGGTGCCAACCTCATAGGCGACGACCCCGAACACGACGCCGAGTATCTCGGCCACGCGGTCCGCCTCGCCGAGGAACTCGGCGCGGAGGTAGTAAAGACGGCCTACAGCGGCGACGCCGACTCGTTCGCACACGTCGTCGAGTCGACCCGGCTGCCCGTCGTCATCGCCGGTGGGGCGAAGGGAACCGACAGACAGACCGTCGAGAACGTCCGCGGCGCGATGGACGCCGGTGCGGCGGGCGTCTCGATGGGGCGGTCGATCTTCCAGCACGACGACCCCGAAGCCATCACGCGCGCCGTCTCGGCCGTCATCCACGACGACGCCGCCGCGGACGAGGCGCTCGACGTCGCGGGGCTCTCCGAAGAGGCCGGCGCGCAGGCGTAA
- a CDS encoding CPBP family intramembrane glutamic endopeptidase, which produces MPDWATFAGFAGVVLFFLLLLAHASKSAVSDAPPSRSTRPQPGSVDPGVADLAHDDVATRPDATAAGSAPELDGPNPAGRVNATQPQLSTTALLANVAVSQGAFGFLLLAGAWFTEIPIAAFGVSAPVVSPVTVGVGVALGGGLYVANEVGATVGERLGVGADEGLREALAPESLGGWAVLLLVVLPIIAGFEELLFRGVLVGVFAAGFGLSPWLLAALSSVAFALGHGAQGPAGVVVTGVLGFVLAAAFVLTGSLLVVVVAHYLVNALEFVVHEGIDREWA; this is translated from the coding sequence ATGCCCGACTGGGCGACGTTCGCCGGGTTCGCGGGCGTCGTCCTCTTCTTTCTCCTCCTTCTCGCCCACGCGTCGAAGTCCGCCGTGAGCGACGCGCCTCCCTCCCGGTCGACCCGGCCGCAGCCGGGTTCGGTCGATCCGGGCGTCGCGGATCTGGCTCACGACGACGTCGCCACACGGCCGGACGCGACGGCCGCCGGGTCGGCTCCCGAACTCGACGGGCCGAACCCGGCCGGCCGCGTCAACGCGACACAGCCACAGCTGTCCACGACCGCGCTGCTCGCGAACGTCGCCGTCTCACAGGGCGCGTTCGGGTTCTTGCTCCTCGCCGGCGCGTGGTTCACCGAGATCCCGATCGCCGCATTCGGCGTCTCTGCCCCCGTCGTCTCGCCGGTGACGGTCGGCGTCGGAGTCGCCCTCGGCGGCGGGCTGTACGTGGCCAACGAGGTCGGCGCGACGGTCGGTGAACGGCTCGGTGTCGGTGCCGACGAGGGGCTCCGCGAGGCGCTCGCTCCCGAGTCTCTCGGAGGGTGGGCGGTGCTCCTGCTCGTCGTGCTCCCGATCATCGCCGGCTTCGAGGAACTCCTGTTCCGGGGGGTGCTCGTCGGCGTCTTCGCGGCCGGCTTCGGCCTCTCGCCGTGGCTGCTCGCGGCCCTCTCCTCCGTGGCGTTCGCGCTCGGTCACGGCGCACAGGGACCCGCCGGCGTCGTCGTCACCGGCGTCCTCGGCTTCGTCCTCGCCGCCGCGTTCGTCCTCACCGGGAGCCTCCTCGTCGTCGTCGTCGCACACTACCTAGTGAACGCGCTGGAGTTCGTCGTCCACGAAGGGATCGACCGCGAGTGGGCGTGA
- the trpA gene encoding tryptophan synthase subunit alpha has protein sequence MAGNRIAEAFADGPAFVPYLAAGDPDYEGSKEYVEALARGGADVIELGLPFSEPIAEGPTIQQAIVRSLESGMTPERFFDFVEELDVDVPLVCMTYYNLIYQYGRSEARRTSEAASGEAASGTGEPGPEAFVERAAEVGIEGFVVPDLPAEEADDLREACDAHGLDLVFIVAPTTKGDRLRRVMEQVSGYVYVQARLGVTGARDDVSDQTEESLARLAEWDVPKAVGFGIKTGDHAERIVAAGADGVIVGSALVDIVAEGHEQEAPVAETAARIEELARELKQGALRGAETAQSTPQAERT, from the coding sequence ATGGCCGGAAACCGGATCGCCGAGGCGTTCGCCGACGGACCGGCGTTCGTCCCGTACCTCGCGGCGGGCGACCCCGATTACGAGGGTTCGAAAGAGTACGTCGAGGCGCTCGCCCGCGGCGGCGCGGACGTCATCGAACTCGGGCTCCCATTCTCGGAACCGATCGCGGAGGGGCCGACGATCCAGCAGGCGATCGTCCGGTCGCTGGAGTCGGGGATGACGCCAGAGCGCTTTTTCGACTTCGTCGAGGAACTCGACGTGGACGTCCCACTGGTGTGTATGACGTACTACAACCTCATCTACCAGTACGGGCGGAGCGAGGCGCGACGCACCTCGGAGGCGGCGAGCGGCGAAGCCGCGAGTGGGACGGGCGAACCCGGCCCGGAAGCGTTCGTCGAACGCGCCGCCGAGGTGGGCATCGAGGGGTTCGTCGTCCCCGACCTCCCCGCCGAGGAGGCGGACGACCTCCGCGAGGCCTGCGACGCGCATGGATTGGACCTCGTCTTCATCGTCGCCCCCACCACGAAAGGCGACCGCCTGCGTCGGGTCATGGAGCAGGTGTCGGGCTACGTCTACGTGCAGGCTCGCCTCGGCGTGACGGGCGCGCGCGACGACGTCTCCGATCAGACCGAGGAGTCGCTCGCCCGTCTCGCCGAGTGGGACGTCCCGAAGGCGGTCGGGTTCGGCATCAAGACCGGCGACCACGCCGAGCGCATCGTCGCCGCCGGTGCCGACGGGGTCATCGTCGGATCGGCGCTCGTCGATATCGTGGCGGAGGGTCACGAACAGGAGGCACCCGTCGCCGAGACGGCCGCCCGGATCGAGGAGCTCGCGCGCGAACTGAAACAGGGGGCGCTCCGCGGTGCGGAGACGGCGCAATCGACACCGCAAGCGGAACGCACATAA
- a CDS encoding site-specific DNA-methyltransferase produces MRTDHVLRIGDSATGMTEETVDLVVTSPPYPMIEMWDEQFAAQSPAVAAALDDGRGDDAFEAMHALLDRVWDAVVRALQPGGVVCVNVGDATRSIGGEFRCFPNHARVTQALRDRGLSPLPNVLWRKPTNRLTKFMGSGTLPPNAYVTLEHEYVLVFRKGAPREFPPGDETRYESAFFWEERNRWFSDLWELSGAAQDRDGDGRDRAGAYPLELPLRLIRMYSTYGDRVYDPFVGTGTTTLAAMLAGRNSVGRELDPDLLSGFDDRIAGLPARSRDRVADRLDRHRAFVRERDDPPTYEAVHYDLPVVTKQERQIRLYAVTGVDRADEGGEGWRYTVSYEPT; encoded by the coding sequence ATGCGGACCGACCACGTCCTCCGGATCGGCGACAGCGCGACGGGGATGACAGAAGAGACCGTCGACCTCGTCGTCACCTCCCCGCCGTATCCGATGATCGAGATGTGGGACGAGCAGTTCGCCGCGCAGTCGCCCGCGGTCGCGGCGGCGCTCGACGACGGACGGGGCGACGACGCGTTCGAGGCGATGCACGCGCTCCTCGACCGGGTGTGGGACGCCGTGGTCCGGGCGCTCCAGCCGGGCGGGGTCGTCTGCGTGAACGTCGGCGACGCGACCCGATCGATCGGGGGAGAGTTCCGCTGTTTCCCGAACCACGCACGGGTGACGCAGGCGCTCCGTGACCGGGGACTGAGCCCGCTCCCCAACGTGCTCTGGCGGAAGCCGACCAACCGGCTGACGAAGTTCATGGGCTCGGGGACGCTCCCGCCGAACGCGTACGTCACGCTCGAACACGAGTACGTCCTCGTCTTCCGCAAGGGCGCTCCCAGGGAGTTCCCACCGGGCGACGAGACGCGCTACGAGAGCGCCTTCTTTTGGGAGGAGCGCAACCGGTGGTTCTCGGACCTCTGGGAACTCTCCGGCGCGGCGCAGGATCGCGACGGCGACGGCCGCGACCGCGCCGGGGCCTACCCGCTGGAACTCCCGCTCCGACTGATCCGGATGTACTCGACGTACGGCGACCGGGTGTACGACCCGTTCGTCGGCACGGGAACGACGACGCTCGCGGCGATGCTCGCCGGCCGAAACTCGGTCGGACGCGAACTCGATCCCGACCTCCTCTCGGGGTTCGACGACCGGATCGCGGGGCTCCCAGCGCGCTCGCGTGATCGCGTGGCCGACCGACTCGACCGCCACCGGGCGTTCGTCCGCGAGCGCGACGACCCGCCGACGTACGAGGCCGTCCACTACGACCTCCCTGTCGTGACGAAACAGGAGCGGCAGATCCGGCTGTACGCCGTCACCGGTGTCGACAGAGCGGACGAGGGCGGCGAGGGGTGGCGCTACACCGTCTCGTACGAGCCGACATAA
- the trpC gene encoding indole-3-glycerol phosphate synthase, with amino-acid sequence MNATDEEMAPAVRAILETARERPGGDARVSVDARSFPDAVAATEKEGRTPVIAEVKPTSPTTDGLVDEDPVALAREMVAGGATALSVLTEPEHFGGSADALRRVREAVDVPVLRKDFLMHEAQLDVVEADLVLLIARFLGEDLGAMVDAAAERGFQPLVEVHSRTELQAAVDAGAPIVGVNNRDLARLDVELGTFERVAPDAPDDLTLVAESGITTADDARRMRRAGASALLIGSAIMDGDVRTNTERFVRSERATTDTDADADADADAEPNTDGTDENATTATADTTPETQ; translated from the coding sequence ATGAACGCTACTGACGAGGAGATGGCCCCCGCGGTCCGCGCCATCCTGGAGACCGCGCGGGAGCGACCGGGCGGCGACGCCCGCGTCTCCGTCGACGCACGGTCGTTCCCCGACGCGGTCGCCGCCACCGAAAAGGAGGGCCGAACGCCGGTGATCGCGGAGGTGAAGCCGACGAGCCCAACGACCGACGGCCTCGTCGACGAGGACCCGGTCGCCCTCGCCCGCGAGATGGTCGCCGGTGGTGCGACCGCGCTCTCGGTGCTGACGGAGCCCGAGCACTTCGGCGGGTCGGCCGACGCGCTCCGGCGGGTGCGGGAAGCCGTCGACGTCCCGGTGCTTCGGAAGGACTTCCTCATGCACGAGGCACAGCTAGACGTCGTCGAGGCCGACCTCGTCCTGCTGATCGCCCGCTTCCTCGGCGAGGACCTCGGGGCGATGGTCGACGCCGCCGCCGAACGGGGGTTCCAGCCGCTCGTCGAGGTCCACTCCCGCACGGAGCTCCAAGCGGCGGTCGACGCCGGCGCGCCCATCGTCGGCGTCAACAACCGCGACCTCGCGCGTCTCGACGTCGAGTTGGGGACGTTCGAGCGGGTCGCGCCCGACGCCCCCGACGACCTGACGCTCGTCGCCGAGAGCGGCATCACGACGGCCGACGACGCCCGGCGGATGCGGCGGGCCGGGGCGAGCGCGCTCCTCATCGGTAGTGCAATCATGGACGGGGACGTTCGAACGAACACGGAGCGGTTCGTCCGGAGCGAACGGGCGACCACGGATACGGATGCAGACGCGGATGCGGATGCAGATGCGGAACCGAACACGGACGGCACCGACGAGAACGCGACGACAGCGACGGCGGACACGACACCCGAGACACAATGA
- a CDS encoding type I 3-dehydroquinate dehydratase yields MPPIDFDAFVLCASTGDLADATTETARTHADAVEFRMDLAADPLASLDDYDAQADTASPLLVTYRPDWEGGAFAGDEDDRLDALAEAAAHDAVGAVDLELATLRTDRGREAATAVRARDATVVASVHDFAGTPASSALRRLLHEAATAGDVGKLAVTAESRADALRLLESTHVATTWGDRVATMAMGEAGSHTRAVAPVYGSRIGYAPVDPAEATAPGQYDLATLRTLVDGLTGG; encoded by the coding sequence ATGCCTCCCATCGACTTCGATGCGTTCGTCCTCTGCGCGTCGACGGGTGACCTCGCCGACGCGACGACCGAGACGGCACGGACGCACGCCGACGCCGTCGAGTTCCGGATGGATCTCGCGGCGGACCCGCTCGCCTCGCTCGACGACTACGACGCGCAGGCCGACACGGCGTCGCCCCTGCTGGTGACGTACCGCCCCGACTGGGAGGGCGGCGCGTTCGCGGGCGACGAGGACGACCGGCTCGACGCACTCGCCGAGGCGGCCGCCCACGACGCCGTCGGCGCGGTCGATCTCGAACTCGCCACGTTGCGGACCGACCGGGGGCGGGAGGCGGCCACGGCGGTCCGCGCCCGGGACGCGACGGTCGTCGCGTCGGTCCACGACTTCGCGGGGACGCCGGCGTCGTCGGCCCTCCGCCGGCTCCTGCACGAGGCGGCGACGGCGGGCGACGTCGGCAAACTCGCGGTCACCGCCGAGTCGCGGGCGGACGCGCTCCGGCTCTTGGAGTCGACCCACGTCGCGACGACGTGGGGCGACCGGGTGGCCACGATGGCGATGGGCGAGGCGGGGAGCCACACCCGCGCGGTCGCGCCGGTGTACGGCTCGCGGATCGGCTACGCGCCCGTCGACCCGGCGGAGGCGACCGCGCCCGGACAGTACGACCTCGCGACGCTCCGGACGCTCGTCGACGGGCTGACCGGGGGCTGA
- a CDS encoding MGMT family protein codes for MSPGPATDAGVFARTFEGCVVELGVASGRVVGVSFPDDVPADADSDHPLLDRIGAYLDGEADQFDDVQVALTVPTSHRSILEAVRNVPHGETVSVARIARLAGLDDEDDDDLRTVEAALRENPVPLFVPDHRVEGPGATPDEVVRLLRSVESGS; via the coding sequence ATGAGTCCCGGACCAGCCACCGACGCGGGCGTCTTCGCCCGTACGTTCGAGGGGTGCGTGGTCGAACTCGGCGTGGCGAGCGGTCGCGTCGTCGGCGTCTCCTTCCCCGACGACGTGCCCGCCGACGCCGACTCCGACCATCCACTGCTCGACCGCATCGGGGCGTACCTCGACGGCGAGGCGGATCAGTTCGACGACGTCCAGGTGGCGCTCACGGTGCCGACGAGCCACCGGTCGATCCTCGAAGCGGTCAGGAACGTCCCGCACGGCGAGACCGTCTCGGTGGCGCGGATCGCCCGTCTCGCCGGGCTGGACGACGAGGACGACGACGACCTGCGGACGGTCGAGGCCGCGCTCCGCGAGAACCCCGTCCCGCTGTTCGTCCCGGACCACCGAGTCGAAGGACCGGGGGCGACCCCGGACGAGGTCGTCCGGCTGTTGCGGTCGGTCGAGTCGGGGTCGTGA